In the Leptospira sp. WS4.C2 genome, one interval contains:
- the metF gene encoding methylenetetrahydrofolate reductase [NAD(P)H], whose amino-acid sequence MHISQVLGKKQTTISFEFFPPKNQEASEDLFRNIQELSQMNPAYVSVTYGAGGSTRDLTHDLVVKLQEQTGLTIVSHLTCVGSTKDEIREILKRYEKSGIHNIMALRGDPPKGQTEFQKTENGFAYAGELVSFIKKEIPQMGIGVAGFPEGHPSTPNRLKEIEFLKWKVDQGADYICTQMFFNNNYFYDFVERCEIAGIKVPIIAGIMPVTSRKGMARMAELSLGTNFPAKLLKSLSRAEDDSYAENVGIHWATEQVRDLLDHKIAGIHMYTLNKSKATRKIYESLGIRNFDSIV is encoded by the coding sequence ATGCACATTTCTCAGGTTCTCGGTAAAAAACAAACAACCATCAGCTTCGAATTTTTCCCTCCCAAAAATCAAGAAGCATCGGAGGATTTGTTCCGAAACATCCAAGAATTGTCCCAAATGAATCCTGCCTACGTAAGTGTCACTTATGGGGCCGGAGGATCCACGAGGGACCTCACGCACGATTTAGTCGTAAAACTCCAGGAACAAACTGGCTTAACAATCGTTAGCCATTTAACTTGCGTAGGTTCTACCAAAGATGAAATCCGAGAGATCCTAAAACGTTACGAAAAAAGTGGAATCCACAATATCATGGCACTTCGCGGGGATCCTCCGAAAGGACAAACTGAATTCCAAAAAACGGAAAACGGTTTTGCATACGCTGGCGAATTAGTTTCATTCATAAAAAAAGAAATTCCGCAAATGGGAATTGGTGTTGCTGGTTTTCCTGAAGGACACCCTTCTACTCCCAACCGCTTAAAAGAAATTGAATTTTTAAAATGGAAAGTGGACCAAGGAGCTGATTACATTTGCACCCAAATGTTTTTTAACAATAACTACTTTTACGATTTTGTAGAACGCTGTGAAATTGCAGGAATCAAAGTTCCTATCATCGCGGGAATTATGCCGGTCACTTCCAGAAAAGGAATGGCGAGAATGGCAGAATTGTCTTTAGGAACAAACTTCCCGGCAAAATTATTAAAATCACTTTCACGTGCTGAAGACGATTCCTATGCAGAAAACGTTGGGATCCACTGGGCAACGGAACAAGTGAGAGATCTATTGGATCATAAAATTGCTGGTATTCACATGTACACGCTTAACAAGTCTAAGGCGACGAGAAAAATTTACGAATCACTCGGGATTCGAAATTTCGATAGCATTGTTTGA
- a CDS encoding MORN repeat-containing protein has protein sequence MRSKYFLLLFFYLFSLCKSNQKICEGENCRNGKFQVTYENGDRFEGDFFEDIKHGSGIYYYSNGDVFEGEYQFGYKEGSGVYRYANGDKYIGLYAKGKRQGVGKYIYADGLILEGYWENNYLQGHARIVNAKGSLVLEGIWTDGRWMGISPTSSSNNAIEISNPE, from the coding sequence ATGAGATCCAAATACTTTTTATTATTATTTTTTTACCTTTTCTCCCTTTGTAAGTCGAACCAAAAAATTTGTGAGGGTGAAAATTGCAGGAATGGAAAATTCCAGGTTACCTATGAAAATGGCGATCGTTTTGAAGGTGATTTTTTCGAAGATATCAAACATGGTTCTGGGATTTACTATTATTCTAATGGTGATGTTTTCGAAGGTGAATACCAATTCGGTTATAAAGAAGGTTCAGGAGTGTATCGATATGCGAATGGAGACAAATATATCGGTTTGTATGCCAAAGGAAAGCGACAAGGTGTAGGAAAATATATATATGCTGATGGATTAATTTTAGAAGGTTACTGGGAAAATAACTACTTGCAGGGTCATGCAAGAATAGTAAATGCTAAAGGAAGTTTGGTATTGGAAGGAATCTGGACGGATGGTCGGTGGATGGGTATCTCACCGACATCTTCATCAAACAATGCTATCGAAATTTCGAATCCCGAGTGA
- a CDS encoding SGNH/GDSL hydrolase family protein, producing MNRKITIVGDSLGQWSDGFGLKTKLPAEFKVTDISVAGYTTEDWLQNKNRLNTIPTDLWILELGTNDAMVYGTSGFESRTRELISFLESSQVSKVILTTIPLTNMASIRETIRTNNHTIRELKENKPSIDYVEIEAIFESNPDGLPLYPVSDPIHPNQTGYEIMGEAYRKKILGI from the coding sequence TTGAACCGTAAGATTACAATCGTGGGAGATTCGTTGGGGCAATGGTCAGATGGTTTTGGGCTAAAAACAAAACTACCTGCTGAATTCAAAGTAACAGATATTTCCGTTGCCGGTTACACTACAGAAGATTGGTTACAAAATAAAAATCGTTTGAATACAATTCCAACGGATCTTTGGATCTTGGAACTAGGCACTAATGATGCCATGGTATATGGTACTAGTGGATTTGAATCTAGAACAAGAGAGCTAATTTCTTTTTTGGAATCTTCGCAAGTATCCAAGGTGATACTCACGACAATCCCCTTGACCAATATGGCTTCCATTCGAGAAACCATTCGAACCAATAACCATACCATCCGCGAGCTTAAAGAAAACAAACCGAGTATCGATTATGTCGAAATTGAGGCGATATTTGAATCGAATCCAGATGGTCTTCCTTTGTATCCCGTTTCGGACCCCATCCATCCCAACCAAACTGGTTATGAAATTATGGGTGAGGCCTATCGGAAAAAAATATTAGGAATTTAA
- a CDS encoding type III pantothenate kinase, producing the protein MSESPLLLVIDVGNTNTVFGVFREGQDTPDFHKRTVTRRDRTSDELGLFLKGFLTQENVKADRVKTAIYSSVVPSLNPIVERMLEDWFNVNPLRVHYQMKLNFGISYPRPFEIGADRLVNAAYCAKTYPGKKAILVDLGTATTFCVINEKPEYVGGVIAPGLKISMDALTRNTAQLPPIVFGSPKRVLGESTVESIQAGFFFGWIGLLKEIVRAIKEEHPGDYVVVGTGGLVTTIHASHNQVFDEIDPMMTLKGLKILADLNS; encoded by the coding sequence ATGTCAGAATCACCATTATTATTAGTTATCGATGTGGGAAATACAAACACAGTATTTGGTGTGTTTCGTGAAGGGCAAGACACACCCGACTTTCACAAAAGAACTGTGACAAGAAGAGACAGAACTTCTGATGAATTAGGACTTTTTTTAAAAGGGTTTTTAACTCAGGAAAACGTAAAGGCTGATCGAGTAAAAACAGCGATCTACTCAAGTGTAGTTCCCTCTTTGAATCCAATCGTAGAACGCATGTTAGAGGATTGGTTTAATGTAAATCCACTGCGTGTACATTATCAAATGAAACTCAATTTTGGAATTAGTTATCCTCGTCCTTTCGAAATTGGTGCAGACCGACTGGTAAATGCTGCCTACTGTGCAAAAACCTATCCTGGGAAAAAAGCCATCCTTGTGGATTTGGGAACTGCGACTACCTTTTGTGTGATCAACGAAAAACCAGAATATGTGGGTGGTGTGATTGCACCCGGTCTAAAAATCTCCATGGACGCCTTAACTCGAAATACAGCCCAACTCCCACCGATTGTTTTTGGATCTCCAAAACGAGTGTTAGGCGAATCTACTGTCGAGTCTATTCAGGCGGGGTTTTTCTTTGGTTGGATTGGTTTGTTAAAAGAGATCGTCAGAGCCATCAAGGAAGAACATCCTGGAGATTATGTAGTCGTAGGAACGGGAGGACTTGTCACTACCATACATGCTTCGCATAACCAGGTGTTTGATGAAATTGATCCTATGATGACTTTGAAGGGTTTGAAAATTTTAGCGGATTTAAATTCCTAA
- a CDS encoding STAS domain-containing protein codes for MEIKTKKIGKHTLVHLNGRLDITHSDEVEAKLADDVQNGEGDIIINLELISYISSSGIRIFVGMVRELDKQGRKLKLCCITPPVKKVFDVVELLDLFEVFETEQEAVNSLSK; via the coding sequence TTGGAAATTAAGACCAAAAAAATCGGAAAGCACACACTCGTTCACCTTAACGGTCGTTTGGACATTACCCATTCGGATGAAGTGGAGGCCAAATTGGCCGACGACGTGCAAAACGGCGAGGGCGACATCATCATCAACCTTGAGCTTATTTCTTACATCTCTTCCTCTGGAATTCGCATCTTTGTGGGAATGGTTCGTGAGTTGGACAAACAAGGTAGAAAGCTGAAACTCTGCTGTATCACACCTCCTGTCAAAAAGGTGTTCGATGTAGTGGAACTTTTGGACTTGTTTGAAGTCTTTGAGACGGAACAAGAAGCCGTTAATTCTCTCTCCAAATAA
- a CDS encoding tyrosine-type recombinase/integrase — MLNKDLKLPALLPQVLTVDVMTLDNRLIDQSEVRTLLFRLRDRNYLHYLIIKFLVCTGLSLPELIHLKISDFNPERTLFKLKNGGRLRRRKIFIEPNLALELYRYSSEFSPTDYLFPGRYGKLRTRTIQKILKNASNLISKEIHIPFLRDVIALDLFKKGFPVWEIQEFLGHRSTRSTKQRILLHIPVEERTDPRLFNRNKNQAA; from the coding sequence ATGCTAAATAAAGATTTGAAATTACCGGCCCTCCTCCCACAAGTTTTGACCGTTGATGTCATGACACTTGACAATCGTTTGATAGACCAATCCGAAGTCCGAACTCTTCTGTTCCGGCTACGCGATCGAAACTACCTTCATTACTTAATCATCAAGTTTTTGGTATGCACTGGCCTATCGCTCCCAGAACTCATCCATCTCAAAATCTCAGACTTCAATCCCGAAAGGACTCTCTTCAAATTAAAGAACGGTGGTCGTTTGCGCAGGAGAAAGATCTTCATTGAACCTAACTTAGCATTGGAACTCTATCGCTATTCATCCGAGTTCTCACCCACGGATTATCTCTTTCCCGGTCGTTATGGAAAATTACGGACGAGGACCATTCAAAAAATTCTGAAGAATGCAAGTAACCTTATCTCAAAAGAAATCCATATCCCCTTCCTTCGCGATGTGATCGCCTTGGATCTTTTCAAAAAAGGTTTTCCCGTTTGGGAAATCCAAGAGTTTTTGGGACATAGATCTACTCGTTCTACCAAACAAAGAATATTATTGCACATTCCGGTCGAAGAACGAACAGATCCGCGACTTTTTAATCGAAACAAAAACCAAGCAGCCTAA
- a CDS encoding toxic anion resistance protein, whose product MDSLELKTNDPELQLTKEDLLKVEELTGQIKLNNPNDVVSYGASAQAKVSEFADKVLSEIKTKDSGYAGELLNNLLFKIKDLNLDSFAGEGGTLSKIPLIGGLFDASRKFLAKFEDLQSQIEKIVEELHSARTNLTKDITLLQALYEKNLEYFKEIQVYIAAGDQKVKELRDKILPEMLAKAKAQGDTLASQQYQDMVQMVDRFEKKIHDLKLTRILSLQTGPQIRLIQNGNQVLVEKIQSSILNTIPLWKNQIVIALGLLRQRKALEAQKQVSKTTNDLIQKNAEMLKTGTIEIARESEKGIIEIETLKTVNQQLIETITETLKIQEDGRQKRKSAEQEMIKIESEIKQKLLESK is encoded by the coding sequence ATGGACTCTTTGGAACTGAAAACGAATGACCCGGAACTACAACTGACAAAGGAAGATTTACTGAAAGTTGAGGAACTTACAGGACAAATTAAACTCAACAATCCGAATGATGTTGTCTCCTATGGAGCCTCAGCACAAGCCAAGGTTTCCGAATTTGCTGACAAAGTTCTTTCTGAAATCAAAACAAAGGATTCGGGATATGCTGGTGAACTTTTAAATAACCTTTTGTTCAAAATCAAGGATTTGAATTTGGACAGTTTTGCAGGTGAGGGTGGAACTTTATCGAAAATCCCACTCATTGGTGGTCTTTTTGATGCCTCGCGAAAATTCTTAGCCAAATTTGAAGACCTACAATCGCAGATCGAAAAGATTGTGGAAGAATTACATTCTGCACGTACCAATCTCACAAAAGACATAACATTGTTACAGGCGTTATATGAGAAAAACTTGGAATATTTCAAAGAAATCCAAGTGTACATTGCTGCGGGGGACCAAAAAGTTAAGGAGTTAAGAGACAAAATCTTACCCGAGATGTTGGCAAAAGCAAAAGCCCAAGGAGATACTTTGGCCTCCCAACAATACCAAGATATGGTACAAATGGTGGATCGATTTGAGAAAAAAATCCACGATCTCAAACTCACTCGAATTCTCTCTTTACAGACGGGACCACAGATCCGCCTCATTCAAAATGGAAACCAAGTCTTGGTGGAAAAAATTCAAAGTTCAATTCTAAACACAATTCCTCTTTGGAAAAATCAAATTGTCATCGCATTAGGTTTGTTACGCCAAAGAAAGGCTTTGGAAGCACAAAAACAAGTTTCCAAAACTACCAATGACCTGATTCAAAAAAATGCAGAAATGTTGAAAACAGGAACTATTGAGATCGCAAGAGAATCTGAAAAAGGAATCATTGAAATCGAAACATTAAAAACTGTAAACCAACAGTTGATTGAAACCATTACTGAAACTTTAAAAATCCAAGAAGACGGTCGTCAAAAAAGAAAATCTGCAGAACAAGAAATGATTAAAATCGAATCAGAAATCAAACAAAAACTATTGGAATCAAAATAG
- a CDS encoding response regulator produces MSPKKALIVDDSTVTRLMIRKIILEKYPDWEILEASSADDAKSILTDHQDIDFFSLDQNMPGTLSGLDLAEDLKKNYKLSKIVLITANIQDAIKNRAKSIGIDFVEKPVTADKIIPHLD; encoded by the coding sequence ATGTCACCAAAAAAAGCGCTGATCGTCGATGATAGCACAGTTACTCGTTTAATGATCCGAAAGATTATTTTAGAGAAATACCCTGATTGGGAAATTTTAGAAGCTAGTTCAGCAGATGATGCCAAATCAATTTTAACGGACCATCAAGACATCGATTTTTTCAGTTTGGATCAAAACATGCCAGGAACCTTATCTGGATTGGATTTGGCAGAAGATCTCAAAAAAAATTACAAATTATCAAAAATTGTTTTAATCACAGCTAACATTCAAGATGCGATTAAAAATAGAGCAAAATCTATCGGCATTGATTTTGTAGAAAAACCGGTCACAGCTGATAAAATTATCCCACACTTGGATTAA
- a CDS encoding SDR family NAD(P)-dependent oxidoreductase: MKLSGNTILVTGCGMGIGALTAERLAKEGNDIIGVDIKLPLLKEIQTKVESFGRRFYGFACDLSKEPDIDSLIKQIKKKNLIFQILINNAGIAPSGAYDGKDFSIWNKAIQINVAGPMKLVYLSLPLLKLQKEAAIINLASIAGKFGTEGTVTYSATKHAMVGFSQALKMELYETQIGVSWICPTMVNTRMIDGVKPSIFTPIIEPSQVADAILYAIKKNPGEVLVPSYLRASIVILPALFPKFALWLAVKTKASKGWLLANKGLEKNIPV; the protein is encoded by the coding sequence ATGAAACTATCGGGAAATACAATACTTGTCACTGGATGTGGTATGGGAATCGGAGCTTTAACAGCGGAACGATTAGCTAAAGAAGGAAATGATATCATAGGCGTTGATATTAAGTTGCCCTTATTAAAAGAAATTCAAACCAAAGTGGAATCGTTTGGAAGGAGATTTTACGGCTTTGCCTGCGACCTTTCGAAAGAACCAGACATTGACTCCCTTATCAAACAAATCAAAAAGAAAAATCTGATCTTCCAAATCCTTATCAACAACGCAGGGATTGCACCGAGTGGTGCTTATGATGGAAAGGATTTTTCCATTTGGAACAAAGCCATCCAAATCAACGTCGCCGGTCCAATGAAATTGGTGTATCTCTCCCTTCCCCTTCTCAAATTACAAAAAGAAGCAGCTATCATTAATTTAGCAAGTATTGCCGGTAAATTTGGAACGGAAGGAACAGTAACCTATTCAGCAACAAAACATGCTATGGTTGGCTTTTCCCAAGCTTTAAAAATGGAACTCTATGAGACACAAATTGGCGTTAGTTGGATCTGTCCGACAATGGTCAATACCAGAATGATCGATGGCGTCAAACCTTCGATTTTTACCCCGATCATCGAACCCTCACAGGTGGCTGATGCGATTCTGTACGCCATTAAAAAAAATCCTGGTGAAGTTTTGGTTCCCTCTTATTTACGGGCCTCCATTGTTATCCTCCCTGCTTTGTTTCCGAAATTTGCACTTTGGTTGGCAGTGAAAACAAAAGCGTCAAAAGGTTGGCTATTGGCTAACAAGGGGCTTGAGAAAAATATTCCTGTTTAG
- a CDS encoding biotin--[acetyl-CoA-carboxylase] ligase encodes MEYRLLKSELGHRLSTVESTNEWIRDVKIPFGSWVIADEQTAGKGRGQNVWQSLGEDPLIFSGKIRISAAEISLPLLSIFVSSAVLRSIFHFFPERENDTTVKWPNDIYRSDKKVGGILVQSEFTNGIFDVVIGIGLNFFGNTIPDPLKEKATFLCDVALEEGVLERFVNQLVVDLNQSVISLLDQGQVLKDLVWIEDHSLLKHKVIETEWQSRIVRGRVLGIDELGFLLIMTETGEKIELMDTSPKFRII; translated from the coding sequence ATGGAATATAGATTGTTAAAATCGGAACTGGGCCACAGACTTTCTACTGTTGAGTCTACAAATGAGTGGATTCGTGACGTCAAAATTCCCTTTGGTTCGTGGGTGATTGCCGATGAACAAACTGCTGGTAAAGGTCGTGGACAAAATGTTTGGCAATCGTTAGGTGAAGATCCTCTGATTTTTTCAGGAAAAATCAGAATCTCAGCAGCCGAAATTTCTCTTCCCTTGTTATCTATTTTTGTTTCTTCTGCAGTTTTAAGATCTATCTTTCATTTTTTTCCCGAGCGTGAAAATGATACAACGGTCAAGTGGCCAAATGATATCTATCGCAGCGATAAAAAAGTGGGAGGAATTTTGGTTCAATCCGAATTCACAAATGGAATTTTTGATGTGGTGATCGGAATTGGGCTAAATTTTTTCGGAAATACCATCCCTGATCCATTGAAAGAAAAGGCTACCTTTTTATGCGATGTAGCTTTGGAGGAAGGAGTCTTAGAACGATTTGTGAACCAATTGGTAGTAGATTTAAACCAATCTGTGATTTCGTTATTAGACCAGGGGCAAGTTCTTAAAGATTTAGTTTGGATTGAGGACCATTCGTTATTGAAACACAAAGTAATTGAAACGGAATGGCAATCCAGGATAGTTCGTGGACGCGTTTTGGGAATTGATGAATTAGGATTCCTTCTCATCATGACCGAAACCGGCGAAAAGATTGAGCTGATGGATACTTCACCAAAATTTCGGATTATATAA
- a CDS encoding chemotaxis protein CheX, whose translation MNFLTEIERDSLCELFNISLGGAAKLMSEMISDEILLTVPSLKLISTEEAKNIEYLADQDVCTIEQKFVGGIGEGSAFLLFHKSASLEIVKMMMKDYVALNEVSQFEKDALSEIGNIILNAILSNLAKMSDYKIETHVPEFFAGKYEDLLLRRNPKKDNSILLVFIDYQLSGKDIKGYIFFILNFDSIKNLSRVLIEKLK comes from the coding sequence ATGAATTTTCTAACTGAAATAGAGCGAGATTCGTTGTGCGAATTATTTAATATTAGTTTGGGCGGTGCGGCTAAACTGATGAGCGAGATGATTTCTGATGAAATTTTACTCACAGTTCCCAGTTTAAAACTAATTAGCACGGAAGAAGCTAAGAATATAGAATATCTTGCAGATCAAGATGTATGCACCATAGAACAAAAGTTTGTTGGTGGAATAGGAGAAGGGTCAGCCTTTCTTTTATTTCATAAAAGTGCAAGTTTGGAAATAGTCAAAATGATGATGAAAGACTATGTTGCTTTAAATGAAGTTTCACAATTTGAAAAAGATGCTCTGAGTGAAATCGGGAACATTATCTTAAATGCTATCCTTTCAAACTTAGCAAAAATGTCTGACTATAAAATTGAAACACATGTTCCTGAATTCTTTGCTGGAAAATACGAAGACTTGCTTTTAAGGCGAAATCCAAAGAAAGACAACTCTATTCTCTTAGTATTTATAGACTATCAGCTAAGTGGAAAGGATATTAAAGGTTATATTTTTTTCATTCTTAACTTTGATAGTATAAAAAATCTTTCCAGAGTACTCATTGAAAAGTTGAAGTAG
- a CDS encoding inositol monophosphatase family protein, with translation MQSELLDRSYHFLNFLPVVANFLVQKHKESGLKVDEKGLYNLVTEADLKAESMILDEIQKNYPTDGILSEERGKIEGKSGYTWVVDPLDGTTNYTHGLPLYGISVGVVETETMTPIIGMVFFPELNTYYHAIKGQGAFREKTPIQVSKTSSLKDSLFVTGFPYDRNLSLDTLMQYYKSILQKSRGIRRTGAATLDLCWLAEGKFEGYYELGLKPWDMAAAGLIVLEANGKITSMDGNDFSIMIPSLLATNGLVHEYLLAEFEGQINRVAY, from the coding sequence ATGCAATCTGAGTTACTGGATAGGTCTTATCATTTTTTAAATTTCCTTCCGGTGGTTGCGAACTTCCTTGTTCAAAAACACAAAGAATCGGGACTGAAGGTAGATGAAAAAGGTTTATACAACCTGGTTACAGAAGCTGATTTAAAAGCGGAATCTATGATTTTGGATGAGATCCAAAAAAACTATCCAACGGATGGGATTCTTTCCGAAGAACGCGGAAAGATCGAAGGTAAATCAGGTTATACTTGGGTAGTTGATCCTTTGGACGGAACTACCAACTACACTCATGGATTGCCGTTATACGGTATTTCTGTTGGCGTTGTGGAAACGGAAACAATGACACCCATCATCGGAATGGTTTTTTTTCCGGAGTTAAATACCTATTATCATGCGATCAAAGGACAAGGTGCTTTTCGAGAAAAAACTCCTATTCAAGTTTCCAAAACAAGTTCTCTTAAAGACTCACTTTTTGTAACGGGATTTCCGTATGATAGGAATCTATCTTTGGATACGCTCATGCAGTATTATAAATCTATTTTGCAAAAATCCCGTGGCATCCGTAGAACAGGAGCTGCAACCCTCGATTTATGTTGGTTAGCTGAAGGTAAGTTTGAAGGATACTATGAACTTGGGTTAAAACCTTGGGATATGGCAGCGGCAGGTCTCATTGTTCTTGAAGCGAATGGAAAAATTACTTCTATGGATGGTAACGATTTTTCTATTATGATTCCGAGTTTACTTGCAACTAATGGTCTTGTACATGAATACTTGTTAGCTGAATTTGAGGGACAGATCAATCGAGTAGCATACTAA
- a CDS encoding ArnT family glycosyltransferase has product MAYASFFIISALFFFQVWINLDIFPVVWPDEVLFFSPALSFAKNGHLQTDVLNGLIPGMESKTLWMPPLYLLFSGLSLSIFPDTLTTVRIANVVIVFLTAIGFYWLLRRESISEFACQIAFVSILWEPLLFRFGTAARMEGLTAFFFIASLLFATNKEKSKQWNVFLAGVTLSLSFLSHPIGASFGLVTVFLVWRNFGLKSLSWFLLGGILPILCWLYYIHPNWDWFEIQFGAQLTRKKNLLETFTLIDKVKVFSFGFGFPKLRLAVILTEFAVLAFISYKHFKQFGKLDQKWILFWIWILSILITLYTSSEGWYVFHILFPLAFGMALLCESKIYHSKLPFVGVLLSLFALLYTNHIHWFQTDSKQILESHFQHLERSLANSKSVYLQTLPDPYFELRKNRSDLNILEFIPGELDIPSEAYIQTIKSRDSFVFYDDQLMNHVIKDYLKTSSWKKEEWEIPVSGNHWLHYKTIVYTKK; this is encoded by the coding sequence GTGGCTTACGCCTCGTTTTTCATTATCTCTGCACTCTTTTTCTTTCAGGTCTGGATCAACTTGGATATTTTCCCTGTAGTCTGGCCAGATGAAGTTTTATTTTTTTCCCCCGCATTGTCTTTTGCAAAAAATGGCCATTTACAAACCGATGTTTTGAATGGTCTTATCCCCGGTATGGAATCCAAAACCCTCTGGATGCCGCCCCTGTATTTACTTTTTTCTGGCCTTTCTTTATCTATTTTTCCTGACACACTAACAACGGTTCGTATTGCAAACGTAGTGATAGTGTTTCTCACAGCCATAGGTTTTTATTGGTTATTGAGAAGAGAATCTATATCCGAATTTGCCTGCCAAATTGCTTTTGTTAGTATCTTATGGGAACCTCTTCTTTTCCGTTTTGGGACTGCTGCCAGAATGGAAGGTCTCACTGCTTTTTTCTTTATCGCAAGTTTACTTTTTGCAACTAACAAAGAAAAATCGAAGCAATGGAATGTTTTTTTAGCAGGTGTTACACTCTCGCTTTCTTTTTTATCCCATCCCATCGGTGCTTCCTTTGGACTTGTTACCGTTTTTTTGGTCTGGAGAAATTTCGGCTTAAAGTCCCTTTCTTGGTTTCTCCTCGGAGGAATTCTTCCGATTTTGTGTTGGTTGTATTACATCCACCCAAATTGGGATTGGTTTGAAATTCAATTCGGAGCACAGCTCACACGCAAAAAAAATCTTCTCGAAACCTTCACGCTGATAGACAAGGTAAAAGTATTTTCTTTCGGGTTTGGATTTCCAAAATTACGATTGGCCGTCATCCTAACAGAGTTCGCGGTTTTGGCTTTTATTTCCTATAAACACTTCAAACAGTTTGGGAAACTAGATCAGAAATGGATATTATTTTGGATTTGGATTCTATCGATCCTAATCACTTTATACACTTCTTCGGAAGGATGGTATGTTTTCCATATCCTCTTTCCACTAGCTTTCGGAATGGCTTTGTTATGCGAATCTAAAATATATCATTCGAAATTACCATTTGTTGGTGTTTTATTATCTCTCTTTGCCTTACTCTATACAAATCACATTCATTGGTTTCAAACAGATTCAAAACAAATTTTAGAATCACATTTCCAACACTTAGAAAGGAGTTTGGCAAATTCTAAATCAGTGTATTTACAAACACTTCCTGATCCCTATTTCGAATTACGAAAGAACCGTTCCGATCTGAATATTTTGGAATTTATCCCAGGAGAATTAGACATTCCTTCGGAAGCATACATCCAAACCATCAAGTCGCGAGACAGTTTTGTTTTCTATGATGACCAATTGATGAATCATGTGATAAAAGATTATTTAAAAACTTCATCATGGAAAAAAGAGGAATGGGAAATTCCTGTTTCAGGCAATCATTGGTTACACTATAAAACTATTGTATATACAAAAAAATGA